One Deltaproteobacteria bacterium genomic window carries:
- a CDS encoding nuclear transport factor 2 family protein: protein MSTPSRAEVEAAFKHYLKVGAEQHDWNAWADLFTEDALYVEVQYGTFHGREAIRKWITEVMATVPDMYFPPPDWYAIDGDRVIFYLQNVLPNPDPKGQPFGFSNVTILRYRDGLWSYEEDIYDVRASMRVKELFKAAKK, encoded by the coding sequence ATGAGCACACCGAGCCGAGCCGAAGTCGAAGCCGCATTCAAGCACTATCTCAAAGTCGGCGCCGAGCAACACGACTGGAACGCGTGGGCGGATCTGTTCACCGAAGACGCACTCTACGTCGAGGTGCAGTACGGCACCTTCCACGGCCGCGAAGCGATCCGCAAGTGGATCACCGAGGTCATGGCGACTGTACCCGACATGTATTTCCCGCCGCCCGATTGGTACGCCATCGATGGCGATCGGGTCATCTTCTATTTGCAAAACGTGCTGCCGAACCCCGATCCGAAGGGCCAGCCGTTCGGGTTTTCGAACGTGACCATCCTGCGCTACCGCGACGGCCTGTGGTCGTACGAGGAGGACATCTACGACGTGCGCGCCAGCATGCGCGTGAAGGAGTTGTTCAAGGCGGCGAAGAAATAG
- a CDS encoding alpha/beta fold hydrolase yields MIATTLLVDGCALRKLRKDVERIEEFGFIGGHVTRPHDDDAPIVVALSTTQPDKVVDSFVLERSGAYFFAVPPGTYQIVAFVDRNRNFTYEPEELAASYGEPTDVRVDAGQTIKGLDVSIGSESHLRPSVPLAVPALGKRGTQLPPVSLGEVVSLDDPRFTADNGNLGLWQPVEFLFEVGAGFYFLEPFDPHKIPVLFVHGAGGTPTDWRYLIAHLDRSKFQPWVLYYPSGIDLDVTARGAARWLNTLTVRYGFQRIAIVAHSMGGLVSRATINGLVANGSGDLVAEFISISSPWNGYAAAAAGAEHSPVVMPMWTDMAPGSPFLSELFGTPLPCPYYLLFSYDGHSLLLREPNDGTVALSSELAQPAQHAAKKVYGFKESHFSILSSAEVSATVNALLAGPAP; encoded by the coding sequence ATGATCGCAACCACGCTGCTGGTGGACGGCTGCGCGCTGCGGAAGCTGCGCAAGGACGTTGAGCGCATCGAAGAATTCGGATTCATCGGCGGGCACGTGACCCGCCCGCACGATGACGACGCACCGATTGTGGTGGCGCTCTCGACCACGCAGCCGGACAAAGTCGTCGACTCGTTCGTGCTCGAACGCTCGGGCGCCTACTTCTTTGCCGTGCCGCCGGGCACGTATCAGATCGTGGCGTTCGTCGATCGCAACCGCAACTTCACCTACGAGCCGGAGGAACTCGCGGCCTCTTACGGAGAGCCCACGGATGTGCGCGTCGACGCGGGCCAAACGATCAAGGGCCTCGACGTGTCGATCGGGTCCGAGTCGCACTTGCGGCCGAGTGTTCCGCTCGCGGTTCCCGCTCTCGGCAAGCGCGGGACTCAGCTTCCACCGGTATCGCTCGGCGAGGTGGTCAGCCTCGATGATCCGCGTTTCACAGCCGACAACGGCAATCTCGGCTTGTGGCAACCCGTGGAGTTCCTATTCGAAGTCGGCGCCGGTTTCTACTTTCTCGAACCGTTCGATCCGCACAAGATTCCCGTCTTGTTCGTACACGGCGCGGGCGGCACTCCGACTGATTGGCGCTACCTCATCGCCCATCTCGATCGTTCGAAGTTCCAGCCTTGGGTTCTCTACTACCCGTCGGGGATTGATCTCGACGTGACGGCGCGGGGGGCCGCCCGCTGGCTGAACACGCTCACCGTGCGCTACGGGTTCCAGCGCATCGCTATCGTCGCGCACAGCATGGGCGGTTTGGTTTCGCGCGCCACCATCAACGGGCTGGTGGCCAACGGTAGCGGCGACCTCGTCGCCGAGTTCATCAGCATCTCCAGCCCGTGGAACGGCTATGCCGCGGCGGCGGCGGGTGCCGAGCATTCTCCGGTCGTCATGCCCATGTGGACCGATATGGCGCCCGGCAGCCCGTTTCTGAGCGAGCTATTCGGCACTCCGCTGCCCTGCCCGTACTACCTGCTGTTCAGCTACGATGGACACTCGTTGCTGCTGCGCGAACCGAACGACGGCACGGTCGCGCTATCGAGTGAACTCGCCCAGCCCGCGCAACACGCCGCGAAGAAGGTGTATGGCTTCAAAGAAAGTCACTTCAGCATTCTGAGCAGCGCCGAGGTGTCAGCGACAGTGAACGCATTGCTTGCCGGCCCTGCACCGTAG
- a CDS encoding glutathione S-transferase N-terminal domain-containing protein: MIDLYTWTTPNGRKVSIMLEETGLAYNVFPVSLPERKQFEPAFTALNPNQRIPVLVDHDLPDGPLAIIESGAILIHLAEKTGKCLPRDVRGRSEVLQWLMFQMGGIGPMMGQAGYFANTAEEKIPFAIQRYINESVRLIGVLNTRLADRNYLGGEYSIADMATYPWVAAGWGIFKTMMPEQIGKLGHVQRWLDAVAARPAVQRGMAVPVA; the protein is encoded by the coding sequence ATGATCGATCTCTACACCTGGACGACACCGAACGGCCGCAAGGTTTCCATCATGCTCGAAGAGACCGGGCTGGCGTACAATGTGTTTCCGGTGAGCTTGCCCGAGCGGAAACAGTTCGAGCCGGCATTCACCGCGCTCAATCCGAATCAGCGCATCCCTGTGCTGGTCGACCACGATCTACCCGACGGCCCGCTCGCCATCATCGAGTCGGGGGCGATTTTGATTCATCTCGCCGAGAAGACCGGAAAATGTCTGCCGCGCGACGTACGCGGCCGCAGCGAGGTATTGCAGTGGCTGATGTTCCAGATGGGCGGCATCGGCCCGATGATGGGGCAAGCGGGTTACTTCGCCAATACCGCCGAAGAGAAGATCCCGTTCGCGATTCAACGCTACATCAATGAGTCGGTACGATTGATCGGCGTCCTCAACACCCGCCTCGCCGACCGCAACTATCTCGGCGGCGAGTACTCGATCGCCGACATGGCGACGTATCCCTGGGTCGCCGCCGGCTGGGGCATCTTCAAGACGATGATGCCGGAACAAATCGGCAAGCTCGGCCACGTGCAGCGCTGGCTCGACGCGGTCGCGGCGCGACCCGCAGTGCAACGCGGCATGGCCGTTCCGGTGGCCTAA
- a CDS encoding DUF4410 domain-containing protein produces MMTRGQQALGTIGIVVALAGCATTNVTPIQETFATNLPPPGIVLVYKFAVNLNEVSANQGLFQKAYDAAESTNKTEQNEEIAQQVSDRLADELVKQITELGLPAHRADQNTSVPSNALVITGHFIDIDEGNQLRRLVIGLGAGQSKIDTQVQVLSPSGDGYRTLMEFKTHADSGEMPGAAVTMGAGAAAQGGVTAGMAVANAGIGGVKAYRTAIDAMAGRSADKAAQYLSEFFAREGWISPDKIKKPLL; encoded by the coding sequence ATGATGACGCGAGGACAACAAGCCCTGGGAACAATCGGAATCGTGGTCGCCTTGGCGGGCTGCGCCACGACCAACGTGACGCCGATCCAAGAGACCTTCGCGACGAATCTGCCGCCGCCCGGGATCGTGTTGGTGTACAAGTTCGCCGTGAATTTGAACGAGGTCAGCGCGAACCAAGGGCTGTTCCAAAAGGCCTACGATGCCGCCGAGAGCACGAACAAAACCGAGCAAAACGAGGAGATCGCGCAGCAAGTGTCCGACCGGCTGGCCGACGAACTGGTGAAACAGATCACCGAGCTCGGACTGCCGGCGCACCGCGCGGATCAGAATACTTCCGTGCCGTCGAATGCGCTGGTGATCACCGGGCACTTCATCGATATCGACGAAGGCAATCAGTTACGGCGGCTGGTGATCGGGCTCGGCGCGGGACAGTCCAAGATCGACACCCAGGTGCAAGTCCTCTCGCCATCGGGGGACGGCTACCGCACGCTGATGGAATTCAAAACCCACGCGGACAGCGGCGAGATGCCGGGAGCTGCAGTGACCATGGGCGCCGGGGCCGCGGCTCAAGGCGGCGTCACCGCTGGAATGGCGGTCGCCAATGCCGGCATCGGTGGGGTGAAGGCGTATCGCACCGCGATCGACGCGATGGCGGGCCGCAGCGCCGACAAAGCGGCGCAATACTTGTCGGAGTTCTTCGCCCGCGAAGGTTGGATATCTCCCGACAAAATCAAGAAACCTCTGTTGTGA
- a CDS encoding cytochrome P450 yields MDQEPFSFNPFDPDVRANPFPLYARGRREFPVFAHEGLPLFSVFRYDDIQAILKDPTAWSSIFPPPPGVEVRKDLPPSMLMQDPPEHTRLRGLVNQAFTPRMIRRLEQRMEAIADELLADALDKRRVDLVQALTYPLPVIVIAEMIGVPLEDREQFKHWSDGLVENLGLGIMGPEPPDIIARELAILDEMRAYFSRLVDERRRMPREDLLSGLVAAEIEGSRLSFDEMLQMLTLLLVAGNETTTTLIGNAAIELMRHPDQLARLRAQPELLASAIDEVLRFSSPVQVTVRRATRRMDVAGTTIEAEQNALVWLGSANRDESVFDRPNAFDIARDDNRHLAFGFGPHFCLGNNLARLEAQVAIGALVRHTKDFHRADEEPLPLHPSFIFRSFTRIPVELVPGP; encoded by the coding sequence ATGGACCAGGAACCCTTCTCCTTCAATCCGTTCGATCCCGACGTACGGGCGAATCCGTTTCCGTTGTACGCGCGCGGGCGACGCGAGTTTCCGGTGTTCGCGCACGAAGGACTGCCGCTGTTCTCGGTGTTCCGCTACGACGACATTCAAGCGATTCTCAAAGATCCGACCGCGTGGTCCAGCATCTTCCCGCCGCCGCCTGGCGTTGAGGTGCGCAAAGACTTACCACCGAGCATGTTGATGCAAGACCCGCCGGAACACACGCGGCTGCGTGGCCTCGTCAACCAAGCCTTTACGCCGCGGATGATCCGGCGCTTGGAGCAGCGCATGGAAGCGATCGCCGACGAGTTGCTCGCCGACGCGCTCGACAAGCGGCGCGTCGATCTGGTGCAAGCGCTCACCTATCCGCTGCCGGTGATCGTCATCGCCGAGATGATCGGTGTGCCGTTGGAGGATCGCGAGCAATTCAAGCACTGGTCCGACGGCTTGGTGGAAAATCTCGGCCTCGGCATCATGGGTCCGGAGCCGCCCGATATCATCGCTCGTGAGCTGGCAATCCTCGACGAGATGCGGGCCTACTTCTCGCGGCTCGTCGATGAGCGTCGCCGGATGCCGCGCGAAGATTTGCTCAGCGGACTGGTCGCCGCCGAGATCGAAGGGTCACGGCTCAGTTTCGACGAGATGCTGCAGATGCTGACCCTGCTGCTGGTCGCCGGTAATGAAACCACGACGACACTGATCGGCAACGCGGCGATCGAGCTGATGCGCCATCCCGATCAGCTCGCGCGCTTGCGCGCGCAGCCCGAATTGCTTGCGAGCGCGATCGACGAAGTCCTGCGCTTCTCCTCGCCGGTGCAAGTGACCGTGCGCCGCGCGACCCGGCGGATGGACGTTGCGGGCACGACGATCGAGGCGGAGCAGAACGCGCTGGTCTGGCTCGGATCGGCGAACCGCGACGAGTCGGTATTCGATCGCCCCAACGCCTTCGACATCGCGCGTGACGACAATCGCCATCTCGCCTTCGGCTTCGGTCCGCACTTCTGTCTCGGCAACAACCTCGCGCGCCTCGAAGCGCAAGTCGCGATCGGCGCGCTGGTGCGTCACACAAAAGACTTTCACCGCGCCGACGAAGAGCCCCTACCGTTGCACCCGAGTTTCATCTTCCGCAGCTTCACGCGGATTCCGGTCGAACTGGTTCCTGGTCCCTAG
- a CDS encoding four helix bundle protein: protein MATIRRFEDIEAWQKARELTRAVYALSAEGRFAKDFALRDQMRRAAISIMSNIAEGFERSGSAEFGQFLAVAKGSTGEVEAQLYVALDQTYVSQEQFDRLSELCQSTKRLIAGFMKYLKTSNLRGTKFK, encoded by the coding sequence ATGGCCACCATTCGGCGGTTTGAGGACATCGAAGCGTGGCAGAAGGCACGCGAGCTGACGCGGGCGGTGTACGCACTCTCCGCCGAAGGGCGGTTCGCGAAGGACTTCGCGCTGCGGGATCAGATGCGGCGCGCCGCCATTTCCATCATGTCGAACATCGCGGAAGGATTCGAACGCAGCGGCTCCGCGGAATTCGGACAGTTTCTAGCGGTGGCGAAGGGCTCCACCGGTGAAGTCGAGGCGCAACTCTACGTGGCCCTGGACCAGACCTATGTGAGTCAGGAACAATTCGATCGCTTGTCCGAGCTCTGCCAATCGACCAAAAGACTGATCGCGGGATTCATGAAGTACCTGAAGACCTCCAACCTGCGCGGCACGAAGTTCAAGTAA
- a CDS encoding arylsulfatase: protein MKRRFHLHAIAGISAALAAFIGATTPVMAADKPNIIVIMGDDIGMWNIGAYHRGMMAGKTPNLDKIAKEGMLFTDYYAEASCTAGRANFITGELPIRTGMTTVGQAGASVGLPAEAVTIATALKDMGYATGQFGKNHLGDKNEFLPCVHGFDEFFGYLYHLDAMEDPAHPNYPQDLLNVVGPRNMVHCWGADKDDPTDMPRWGKIGKQKIEDAGPLYPKRMETVDDEIRDLALKFIDKAKADGKPFFVWLNPTRMHIVTHLSEKYEKMRNSENGWSEEEAGMAQLDDDIGLVMQKLKDLGVDDNTIVVFTTDNGTELFTWPDGGTTPFAQCKGTVMEGGFRVPAILRWPGHVPADSVQNGIMSGMDWFPTFVTAAGNPNITAELLKGKKIGDRTYKNHLDGYDQTAMITGKGPSTRHEIFYLGESTVGAVRIDDYKYRFIDQPQGWLGEKTHPDVPYLINLRLDPFERQGWPGNGTKDGAQQYFDWFKFQFWRFVFVQQVVGKEIQTFLDYPPMQRGASFNLDAVKAEMGKRMAEAEAAAKGTGQ, encoded by the coding sequence ATGAAGAGACGATTTCACCTACATGCGATCGCCGGCATCTCGGCGGCGCTGGCCGCGTTCATCGGAGCCACTACTCCGGTGATGGCAGCGGACAAACCCAACATCATCGTCATCATGGGAGACGACATCGGTATGTGGAACATCGGCGCCTACCATCGTGGCATGATGGCCGGCAAGACGCCGAACCTCGACAAGATCGCCAAAGAGGGCATGTTGTTCACCGACTACTACGCCGAGGCGAGTTGTACGGCGGGTCGCGCGAACTTCATCACCGGCGAACTGCCGATCCGCACCGGCATGACCACGGTCGGCCAGGCGGGCGCGTCGGTTGGCCTGCCTGCCGAGGCGGTGACCATTGCCACGGCGCTCAAGGACATGGGGTATGCCACCGGCCAGTTCGGCAAGAATCACCTTGGCGACAAGAATGAGTTTCTGCCCTGCGTGCACGGCTTCGACGAATTCTTCGGCTACCTCTATCACCTCGATGCGATGGAAGACCCGGCGCATCCGAACTACCCACAGGATCTGTTGAACGTCGTCGGCCCACGCAACATGGTTCACTGCTGGGGCGCCGACAAGGACGACCCCACCGACATGCCGCGCTGGGGCAAAATCGGCAAACAGAAGATTGAAGACGCCGGCCCGCTCTATCCCAAACGGATGGAGACGGTCGACGACGAGATTCGTGATCTCGCGCTCAAATTTATCGATAAGGCCAAGGCGGACGGCAAACCTTTCTTCGTCTGGCTCAACCCGACGCGCATGCACATCGTTACCCATCTCTCGGAGAAGTACGAGAAGATGCGCAACTCGGAGAATGGCTGGTCGGAAGAAGAAGCCGGCATGGCCCAGCTCGATGACGACATCGGCTTGGTGATGCAGAAGCTCAAAGATCTGGGTGTGGACGACAACACCATCGTCGTCTTCACCACCGACAACGGCACCGAACTCTTCACCTGGCCCGATGGCGGCACGACGCCGTTCGCGCAGTGCAAAGGGACGGTCATGGAAGGCGGCTTCCGCGTGCCCGCGATCCTGCGCTGGCCCGGCCACGTCCCGGCGGACTCGGTGCAGAACGGCATCATGTCCGGCATGGACTGGTTCCCCACATTCGTCACCGCGGCCGGCAATCCGAACATCACCGCAGAGTTGCTGAAAGGCAAGAAGATCGGCGACCGGACGTACAAGAACCATCTCGACGGCTACGATCAGACCGCCATGATCACCGGCAAAGGTCCGTCCACCCGCCACGAGATCTTCTATCTCGGCGAAAGCACCGTCGGCGCGGTGCGCATTGATGACTACAAGTATCGTTTCATTGACCAACCCCAAGGCTGGCTAGGCGAAAAGACCCATCCAGACGTGCCCTACCTGATCAACCTGCGCCTCGATCCGTTCGAGCGTCAGGGCTGGCCCGGCAATGGGACGAAGGACGGGGCGCAGCAATACTTCGATTGGTTCAAGTTCCAATTCTGGCGCTTTGTGTTCGTCCAGCAAGTGGTGGGCAAAGAAATCCAAACCTTCCTCGACTACCCGCCGATGCAGCGGGGCGCGAGCTTCAATCTTGACGCCGTCAAAGCGGAGATGGGCAAACGGATGGCCGAAGCGGAAGCCGCGGCTAAAGGCACCGGCCAGTAA
- a CDS encoding VWA domain-containing protein, whose protein sequence is MFLPLYYGLRDEGVPVAIQEWQTFLRALEEGLHGSSLLRFYHLGRSCLIKSETYFDAYDRVFGRVFKGVEGALDDVAEQVMEWLRDPTNFPNLSPEDLAKLEQLNADELMRRFLETLEKQDGRHDGGDKWVGTGGKSPYGHGGQHPTGIRVGGPAKSRSAMKVAEERRFKDYRTDASLDLRSMKVALRRLRQLTRTGVATELDLDETIDETCKNAGEIELVFRAPRRNDVRVLLLMDVGGTMEPYYEPVSQLLTALHEDHSLREFQPYYFHNCVYDHVFNKARMLHADAIPTGDVLRRLDERWKVVIVGDAAMHPAEMLEPFGNIDPRRTTRTPGVVWLHRIAQHFDRAVWLNPEDTPYWNVQTVQLVRKLFPMFHLSVDGLTQALQALVGARV, encoded by the coding sequence ATGTTTCTCCCTCTGTATTACGGATTGCGCGACGAAGGGGTGCCGGTCGCGATTCAAGAGTGGCAGACGTTTCTGCGCGCGCTGGAAGAAGGCCTGCACGGATCGAGTCTGCTGCGCTTCTACCATCTCGGACGCTCGTGCCTGATCAAGAGCGAGACCTACTTCGACGCTTACGATCGCGTCTTCGGCCGCGTGTTCAAAGGCGTCGAGGGCGCGCTCGACGACGTCGCCGAGCAAGTGATGGAGTGGCTACGCGATCCGACGAATTTTCCCAACCTGTCGCCAGAAGATCTCGCCAAGCTCGAACAGCTCAACGCCGACGAGTTGATGCGCCGCTTCCTCGAAACGCTGGAGAAGCAGGACGGCCGCCACGACGGTGGCGACAAGTGGGTGGGGACCGGTGGCAAGTCACCGTACGGCCACGGCGGCCAACATCCGACCGGCATTCGCGTCGGCGGACCGGCGAAGAGCCGTTCGGCGATGAAGGTCGCCGAAGAGCGCCGCTTCAAAGACTATCGCACTGACGCGTCGCTCGACCTGCGTTCGATGAAAGTCGCGCTGCGTCGCCTGCGCCAGCTCACGCGCACCGGCGTCGCGACGGAGTTGGATCTCGACGAAACCATCGACGAAACATGCAAGAACGCCGGCGAGATCGAATTGGTGTTCCGCGCACCGCGCCGCAACGACGTGCGTGTGCTGTTGCTGATGGACGTCGGTGGCACGATGGAGCCGTACTACGAGCCGGTCAGTCAGTTGCTCACCGCATTGCACGAGGATCACAGCCTGCGCGAGTTCCAGCCCTACTACTTTCACAACTGCGTCTACGACCACGTCTTCAACAAAGCGCGGATGCTGCACGCCGACGCCATCCCGACCGGCGATGTGTTGCGGCGACTCGACGAGCGCTGGAAGGTGGTGATCGTCGGCGATGCCGCGATGCACCCCGCCGAGATGCTGGAACCGTTCGGCAACATCGATCCGCGCCGTACGACGCGGACGCCGGGCGTGGTCTGGCTGCACCGTATCGCCCAGCACTTCGATCGCGCCGTATGGCTCAATCCCGAAGATACGCCGTACTGGAACGTGCAGACCGTGCAACTCGTGCGCAAACTCTTCCCGATGTTCCACCTCAGCGTCGATGGCCTCACGCAGGCGTTGCAGGCGCTCGTCGGCGCGCGGGTTTAG
- a CDS encoding acyl-CoA dehydrogenase family protein encodes MIEWSEQHQMIRDAVRRFIEAEIKPNLEALEHGDLPPYDILRKMMATFGLDQVARARFERQIARDKARERGESVADAAKASQGGGEAVGMSIIPIIELCRYCPGMVTAMGVSVGLTAAAIMSKGSLRQKERWGLPLLTLEKIGAWAITEPGSGSDAFGGMKASARRNGDGYVLNGSKTFITNGPYADTIVFICKLDEGNDAKDRKILNFVLDKGMPGLTQSKPMRKMGLHSSPTGELFLEDVQVGKDRLIGETEDVRARSGAKDTFSMERTGVAAMALGIVQQCLELCIDYARTRVAFGRPIGEFQLIQLKLAKMEVARMNIQNMVFRQIEMAEHGKGMSFAEASACKLYSAQAAMEVALEAVQLFGGNGYMAEFQVEQLCRDAKVLQIYAGTDEIQISQIARSLLAQ; translated from the coding sequence ATGATTGAGTGGAGTGAGCAACACCAGATGATCCGCGACGCCGTGCGTCGCTTCATCGAGGCGGAGATCAAGCCAAACCTCGAAGCGCTCGAACATGGCGATCTGCCGCCGTATGACATTCTGCGCAAGATGATGGCGACCTTCGGGCTCGACCAAGTGGCGCGCGCGCGCTTCGAACGCCAGATCGCGCGCGACAAGGCGCGCGAGCGCGGCGAATCGGTGGCCGACGCAGCGAAAGCCTCGCAAGGCGGCGGCGAAGCCGTCGGCATGTCGATCATCCCGATCATCGAACTCTGCCGCTACTGCCCCGGGATGGTGACGGCGATGGGAGTCAGCGTCGGTCTGACCGCCGCGGCGATCATGTCCAAGGGCTCGCTGCGGCAGAAGGAGCGCTGGGGGTTGCCTCTGCTCACGCTGGAAAAGATCGGCGCGTGGGCGATCACCGAACCCGGCTCAGGCTCCGACGCCTTCGGTGGCATGAAGGCCAGCGCGCGGCGTAACGGCGACGGCTACGTGCTGAATGGCAGCAAGACGTTCATCACCAACGGTCCGTATGCCGATACGATCGTGTTCATCTGCAAGCTCGACGAAGGCAACGATGCGAAGGATCGCAAGATACTCAACTTCGTCCTCGACAAGGGCATGCCCGGCCTCACGCAGTCGAAGCCGATGCGCAAGATGGGTCTGCACTCGTCGCCGACCGGCGAGTTGTTTCTCGAAGACGTGCAGGTCGGCAAAGACCGTCTGATCGGCGAGACCGAGGACGTGCGTGCGCGCTCGGGTGCGAAGGATACATTCTCGATGGAGCGCACCGGCGTCGCGGCGATGGCGCTGGGCATCGTGCAGCAGTGCCTCGAACTATGCATCGACTACGCGCGCACGCGCGTGGCCTTTGGTCGTCCGATCGGCGAATTCCAACTCATTCAGCTCAAGCTGGCCAAGATGGAAGTGGCGCGCATGAACATCCAGAACATGGTGTTCCGCCAGATCGAGATGGCCGAGCACGGCAAGGGCATGAGTTTCGCCGAAGCCTCGGCGTGCAAGCTGTACTCGGCGCAGGCGGCGATGGAAGTGGCGCTGGAAGCCGTGCAGCTCTTCGGCGGCAACGGCTACATGGCCGAGTTTCAAGTCGAGCAACTCTGCCGCGACGCCAAGGTGCTGCAGATCTATGCCGGCACCGACGAGATCCAGATCTCGCAAATCGCGCGCAGTTTGCTGGCGCAGTAA